The genomic DNA GGACGGTTCGAGTTCGGCGATCGAGGCTCCCGCCGCAGCAGTGACGAGCCGTTCCCCCATGTCTGTGGCCACCAGGCCGGGGGCGACAACGTTGACCCGAATGCCGTACTGTCGCTCCTCGCGGGCCAGCGTGAGTGCTGCAGCCTCCAGTGCGCTCTTCGCCAGGGTATACGCCGCAGCACCTTTGGCGAACTCGCGGGTTATGGTGCTCGATATCGCGATCACGTCCGCACGACCGGTCGAGCGGAGCTGTGGCAGAGCGGCCCGTATCAGAGCCAGAGGGCCGAGCAGGTGCACATCGAGCAGTCGCTGGTATTCCGCGCGGTCAGTATCGGCGATGCTGGTCCCGCGCGACGCGGTGCCGGCGTTGCTGACCAGCAAGTCGAGCGTGCCCAGATCGTCGCTGATCTTTGACAGCATTGGTAACATGGCGCTTTCGTCGGTGACCGAGCCTGAATAGGCTTGGGCTCGCCCGCCCGTCGAGGTGATTTCGTCAACCACGCTGCGGGCGGCCCCGGCGTCTTTGCGGTAGTTCACGGCCACCGCTGCGCCGTCGCGCGCCAGCCGCAGGGCGATGCCACGGCCCACTCCGCGGGAACCTCCGGTGACGAGGGCGACCCGGCCGGTCAGTGGCTTGGCCAGGCCGTGGACCGACGGTCGCCTCTCAGTCACCTCGGCCACGAGTAGACCACCACAAACAGGATCGCCATCAGGCCATAGCAGGTCAGCAGGATGTACAGCGTCTCGCGCCGTAGCCCTTCGCTGGTTGTCGGAGGCTGCATGAGGGCTTGGATGCGGTCGTCATCCGGGGTCATGAGTGTTGTCCTATCTCGTCAGGGGACGTAGATGCTGTGGCTGCCGGTGGCCACTCGCATGATGAGCAGCGGTAACACGGTCATTGCGAAGAACGAGACCTGGAAGATCACGAACCAGGACCCGAATCGGGCAAGTTCGAACTTCCATCGCGCAATGCTGACCTCGTAGTCCAGGAATGCGTCGAACTCAGCGGTGCGATCGACCCTTGCGGCAGTACGTTGGTCGGCGACCAAGGTTGACGCGCTGGCAGTGTTCTGAGGGTCGCGCGGTGCCGCGGTCGCCGGTACCGGTGGTTTCGGCCGGGTGAACCGTTGCAGCCCGAGGAAGCGTTCGAAGTGGTTCAGCGTCCGGATCCGTGGCTTTCCGGCCCAGTAGGCGATCAGGTTGGGCCAGAATGTCATCAGGCCGATCGTCCATAGCAGGGTGAATTTTCCGCCGTTGGCGAATTCGAGGTGGGGCCCGATGCCTGGGTCGTAGACCCACCAGCCCATCGCTGCGGCGGTGACTTCGACCAGGAAATCCCACACGTAGTTCACCGGTATAGC from Mycobacterium sp. DL440 includes the following:
- a CDS encoding SDR family NAD(P)-dependent oxidoreductase, giving the protein MTERRPSVHGLAKPLTGRVALVTGGSRGVGRGIALRLARDGAAVAVNYRKDAGAARSVVDEITSTGGRAQAYSGSVTDESAMLPMLSKISDDLGTLDLLVSNAGTASRGTSIADTDRAEYQRLLDVHLLGPLALIRAALPQLRSTGRADVIAISSTITREFAKGAAAYTLAKSALEAAALTLAREERQYGIRVNVVAPGLVATDMGERLVTAAAGASIAELEPSYPFGRTCRPPDVAGVIAFLASQDGEYITGQRIAVDGGAPDTSLFG